From the genome of Planktothrix serta PCC 8927, one region includes:
- a CDS encoding (Fe-S)-binding protein has translation MQTSEPVIESQTIPAKQSNFLGQNPHLNPAEIPGFDSTNPPDPNFISTCVHCGFCLSTCPSYRVLGTEMDSPRGRIYLMDAISKNDASLGETTAQHFDSCLGCLACVTTCPSGVKYDQLIAATRPQVERNVPRSLSDRLIRGLIFNLFPYPKRLRAFLIPLFIYQKLGVQEIVRKTGLLPKISPRLAAMESILPEITADAFREEFPVIIPAKGEKRYRVGMILGCVQRLFFNPVNEATVRVLTANGCEVVIPRNQECCGALPEHQGQTEQSYTLIKQMIDRFSGTRLDAIIINAAGCGHTLKEYGHILKDDSQYREQAEEFAAKVKDVQEFLAEIGLKTPLFPLTETGELTLVYQDACHLLHGQKISSQPRELLQQIPGVKLREPLDASLCCGSAGVYNLLQPEIAEELGQQKVDNLINTGAELIASANPGCSLQIKKHLQLQGKNIPLMHPMELLDYSIRGIKIK, from the coding sequence CCGCAAAACAGAGTAATTTTTTAGGGCAAAATCCCCATTTAAACCCTGCTGAAATTCCGGGTTTTGACTCAACAAATCCCCCCGACCCCAATTTTATTAGCACCTGTGTTCACTGCGGATTTTGTTTATCAACTTGTCCCAGTTATCGGGTTTTAGGAACAGAAATGGACTCTCCCAGGGGACGGATTTATTTAATGGATGCCATTTCTAAAAATGATGCTTCTCTAGGGGAAACAACCGCCCAACATTTTGATAGTTGTTTAGGATGTTTAGCTTGTGTCACAACTTGTCCGTCCGGCGTTAAATATGATCAATTAATTGCCGCTACTCGTCCACAAGTGGAAAGAAATGTACCTCGAAGTTTATCTGACCGTTTAATTCGAGGATTAATTTTTAATTTGTTTCCCTATCCTAAGCGTTTAAGAGCGTTTTTAATTCCGCTTTTTATCTATCAGAAATTAGGAGTGCAAGAAATAGTTAGAAAAACGGGTTTATTACCCAAAATTTCTCCTCGTTTAGCAGCAATGGAATCAATTTTACCTGAAATTACTGCGGATGCGTTTCGAGAGGAGTTTCCGGTAATTATTCCCGCTAAAGGGGAAAAACGTTATCGAGTTGGCATGATTTTAGGCTGTGTACAACGGTTATTTTTTAATCCCGTTAATGAAGCAACGGTGAGAGTTTTAACTGCGAATGGCTGTGAAGTTGTAATTCCGAGAAATCAAGAGTGTTGTGGGGCGTTACCCGAACACCAAGGACAAACTGAACAGTCTTATACGTTAATTAAACAAATGATTGATCGATTTTCAGGGACTCGTTTGGATGCTATTATTATTAATGCGGCGGGCTGTGGTCATACCTTAAAAGAATATGGACACATCTTAAAAGATGATTCTCAATATCGAGAACAAGCTGAAGAATTTGCAGCAAAAGTTAAAGATGTTCAGGAATTTTTAGCAGAAATTGGTTTAAAAACACCTCTATTTCCTTTAACAGAAACTGGAGAATTAACCCTAGTTTATCAAGATGCTTGTCATTTATTACATGGACAAAAAATTAGTTCTCAACCTCGTGAACTTCTGCAACAAATTCCAGGGGTAAAATTACGAGAACCTTTAGATGCTTCTTTATGTTGTGGAAGTGCAGGGGTTTATAATTTATTACAACCGGAAATTGCAGAAGAATTAGGACAGCAAAAAGTCGATAATTTAATCAATACTGGGGCGGAATTAATTGCTTCTGCTAATCCGGGTTGTTCTTTGCAAATTAAAAAACATTTACAATTGCAAGGCAAAAATATTCCTTTAATGCACCCGATGGAATTACTGGATTATTCAATTCGAGGAATTAAAATTAAATAA
- a CDS encoding WG repeat-containing protein has translation MNRIISACLGILGIATLIDFHLFTKVLASPHSIPSVPHFTLTQQQNSTFLYPFIQNKKWGYINQAGQVIIEPLFESTLGFSEGLAPVKIKSKKGYIDLKGNLVIPAKFDVAWGFSEGLAAVKINDKWGYIDQTGKFLIPPQFNFAWGFSSQLAAVQKEQKMGYINPKGEWVITPQFDNTSEFKEGLAAVNIKGKVGYINPTGKLIIPPEFDLSWRFSEGLAMVLVKNKMGYINQTGKIVISPEFDYAWDFSQGLAVARKGKKWGYIDQKGNFAIPLQYEETANFSEGLAAVKIKQKWGYIDQKGSIKIPPQFDSANEFKQGLAAVRIQDQWGYVNSAGAWVWQPTK, from the coding sequence ATGAATCGAATTATTTCAGCTTGTTTAGGAATTTTGGGAATAGCAACTCTGATTGATTTTCATCTATTTACAAAGGTTTTAGCCTCTCCTCACTCAATCCCCTCAGTTCCCCATTTTACCCTAACTCAACAACAAAATTCAACCTTTCTTTATCCCTTTATTCAAAATAAAAAATGGGGATATATTAACCAAGCGGGACAAGTTATTATTGAACCTCTATTTGAATCAACTTTGGGATTTTCAGAAGGACTAGCCCCCGTTAAAATTAAATCTAAAAAAGGTTATATTGATTTAAAAGGAAATCTGGTAATTCCGGCTAAGTTTGATGTGGCTTGGGGGTTTTCAGAAGGATTGGCGGCAGTTAAAATCAATGATAAATGGGGATATATTGATCAAACTGGAAAATTTTTGATTCCCCCGCAGTTTAATTTTGCTTGGGGTTTTTCTTCTCAACTCGCTGCGGTACAAAAAGAGCAGAAAATGGGCTATATTAACCCTAAAGGAGAATGGGTTATTACTCCTCAATTTGATAATACTTCAGAATTTAAAGAAGGATTAGCCGCCGTTAATATTAAGGGAAAAGTTGGCTATATTAATCCCACAGGAAAATTAATAATTCCACCTGAATTTGATTTAAGTTGGCGGTTTTCTGAAGGGTTAGCGATGGTTTTAGTTAAAAATAAAATGGGATATATTAATCAAACTGGAAAAATAGTTATTTCACCAGAATTTGATTATGCTTGGGATTTTTCTCAAGGGTTAGCGGTGGCTAGAAAAGGCAAAAAGTGGGGTTATATTGATCAGAAGGGAAATTTTGCGATTCCCTTACAATATGAAGAAACTGCTAATTTTTCTGAAGGGTTAGCAGCCGTTAAAATTAAACAAAAATGGGGATATATTGATCAAAAAGGGTCGATTAAAATCCCGCCTCAGTTTGATAGTGCGAATGAATTTAAACAGGGATTAGCGGCGGTTAGAATTCAAGACCAATGGGGATATGTTAATTCAGCAGGTGCATGGGTTTGGCAACCCACAAAATAA